The Antarcticibacterium sp. 1MA-6-2 genome has a window encoding:
- a CDS encoding type I restriction-modification system subunit M N-terminal domain-containing protein translates to MFRDQDNRNLVPITNLFSHLMSKADIDFEKELWDAVNELRGAVSENNYKNNILPLIFAKHLSERYEVVPDELKEQLNGSASDYYTTDKEEII, encoded by the coding sequence TTGTTTAGAGATCAAGACAACAGGAACCTGGTTCCCATAACCAACCTATTTTCCCATTTAATGTCAAAAGCAGACATTGATTTTGAAAAAGAACTCTGGGATGCAGTGAACGAATTGCGCGGCGCGGTATCTGAGAATAACTATAAAAACAACATCCTACCCCTTATTTTCGCAAAGCACCTTAGCGAACGCTACGAGGTTGTGCCCGACGAACTGAAGGAGCAGCTGAATGGTTCGGCATCTGATTATTACACTACAGATAAGGAGGAGATCATTTAA
- the mnmE gene encoding tRNA uridine-5-carboxymethylaminomethyl(34) synthesis GTPase MnmE produces the protein MRNNDTIVALATASGAGAIAVIRISGPEAIEIVSSLFSAKSKKSLEEQPSHTLHLGNIEDGERVIDEVLVSVFHGPRSYTGENTIEISCHGSSYIQQEIIQLLVRKGCRSAEAGEFTLRAFLNGKMDLSQAEAVADLISSENQASHQMAMQQMRGGFSNEIQRLRQELLNFASLIELELDFAEEDVEFANRDEFRELVARIQKVLSRLIDSFAVGNVLKNGIPVAIVGEPNVGKSTLLNALLNEERAIVSDIAGTTRDTIEDEISIGGVGFRFIDTAGIRETVDVIEGLGIKKTFEKIRQAQVIIYLLDSARSRHPELVSGSNVNKDGFGNLAEIKVEIEKIKNQFPQKPLIIVANKIDKLSSEDIEELSVTLSAVEGSHFVPLSAKENKGIDELQAKLLAFVNTKRTP, from the coding sequence ATGAGAAACAACGATACCATTGTAGCTTTAGCCACAGCTTCAGGAGCAGGAGCAATTGCCGTAATAAGGATTTCAGGTCCCGAAGCTATTGAGATCGTCTCCTCCCTTTTTTCAGCAAAGAGTAAAAAATCCCTGGAGGAACAGCCCAGTCACACTTTACACCTTGGAAATATTGAAGATGGAGAGCGGGTGATAGACGAGGTACTGGTTTCTGTTTTTCATGGTCCCCGCTCCTATACCGGGGAAAATACTATTGAAATTTCCTGTCACGGCAGCTCTTATATTCAACAGGAAATTATCCAACTACTTGTACGGAAAGGTTGCCGCTCTGCTGAAGCTGGCGAATTCACCTTGCGTGCTTTCCTAAACGGAAAAATGGACCTGAGCCAGGCCGAAGCTGTTGCCGATCTTATTTCTTCGGAAAATCAGGCGTCGCATCAAATGGCGATGCAGCAAATGCGTGGCGGCTTCTCTAATGAGATCCAGCGCCTTCGCCAGGAACTGCTCAATTTTGCTTCCCTTATAGAACTCGAGCTGGACTTTGCCGAAGAAGATGTGGAATTTGCCAACCGCGATGAATTCCGGGAGCTGGTTGCCAGAATTCAGAAAGTACTCTCCCGGCTAATCGATTCCTTTGCAGTAGGAAATGTTCTCAAAAACGGAATTCCGGTTGCAATCGTAGGAGAGCCAAATGTGGGAAAATCTACTTTACTTAATGCCCTGCTTAATGAAGAAAGAGCAATAGTTTCAGATATCGCGGGTACTACAAGAGATACTATAGAAGACGAAATTTCCATAGGAGGTGTCGGATTCCGATTTATTGATACAGCAGGGATCCGTGAAACTGTAGACGTCATTGAAGGACTGGGGATCAAAAAAACATTTGAAAAAATAAGACAGGCGCAGGTAATTATATACCTGCTGGACAGCGCCCGCTCACGTCATCCTGAACTTGTTTCAGGATCTAACGTAAATAAAGATGGATTTGGCAATCTGGCTGAAATTAAGGTTGAAATAGAGAAAATCAAGAATCAGTTTCCGCAAAAGCCGCTTATTATAGTGGCCAATAAAATTGACAAACTATCATCTGAAGATATAGAAGAATTGAGCGTCACCCTGAGCGCAGTCGAAGGGTCTCATTTTGTGCCATTATCTGCAAAAGAAAATAAAGGTATCGACGAACTTCAGGCGAAGCTACTGGCCTTTGTCAACACTAAGCGAACTCCGTAA
- a CDS encoding DUF4870 domain-containing protein: MREDRQLLVITHLSQLLDFVTGIGGFIVPLIIWLTQKDNVAGMDAHGKMILNFQISLFIYSIISIPLIFLFGLGLFILGGIWLMGLLFPIINAIKVSNGEIPNYPMTIEFIK, from the coding sequence ATGAGAGAAGACAGACAATTATTAGTAATAACACACCTGAGCCAGTTACTGGATTTTGTTACCGGAATTGGCGGATTTATAGTTCCGCTAATCATCTGGCTCACCCAAAAAGACAACGTGGCAGGAATGGATGCACATGGAAAAATGATCCTGAACTTCCAGATAAGCCTGTTCATTTATAGTATAATAAGTATACCACTTATTTTTCTCTTTGGACTTGGACTTTTCATCCTGGGTGGGATCTGGTTGATGGGACTACTTTTTCCTATCATTAATGCTATAAAAGTGAGTAATGGCGAAATACCCAATTATCCTATGACAATAGAATTTATAAAATAA
- a CDS encoding redoxin domain-containing protein, giving the protein MRILLETQEFALTDLLNTYTFNLLPSNIEILKLKVSEYKTKFTNDNYRNKLGEIERKLSLSNNKLPDSILNLNLISLDDHDLQIKDLLTSNTVVVIDVWATWCYWCFFDMEEAKDFKEELIDQGKVEWIYVSIDKQKDSLKWKNISETKKDLGLNKNQYLLDENDYSKFSKFFDTDAGIPKYLIFNKEGFLVLPNSPRPTDSAFFGKAISQLN; this is encoded by the coding sequence TTGAGAATTTTATTGGAAACACAGGAATTTGCTTTAACGGATCTTCTTAATACCTATACTTTCAATCTGCTGCCTTCTAACATTGAAATATTAAAGTTAAAGGTTTCTGAGTATAAGACAAAATTCACCAATGACAATTACAGGAATAAATTGGGTGAAATAGAAAGAAAGTTAAGTCTATCAAATAATAAACTTCCTGATTCCATTTTAAATTTAAATCTCATCTCTCTTGATGACCATGACCTTCAGATAAAAGATTTGCTAACCAGTAACACGGTAGTGGTAATTGATGTCTGGGCCACTTGGTGCTACTGGTGCTTTTTTGATATGGAGGAGGCCAAAGATTTTAAGGAGGAACTAATAGATCAGGGAAAAGTAGAGTGGATATATGTGTCAATTGATAAACAGAAGGACTCACTTAAGTGGAAAAATATTTCTGAAACAAAAAAGGATTTGGGTTTAAATAAAAATCAATACCTACTGGATGAAAACGACTATTCAAAATTTTCAAAATTTTTTGATACAGATGCAGGAATTCCAAAATACCTGATTTTTAATAAAGAAGGATTTTTGGTGCTACCGAATAGTCCCCGACCCACTGATAGTGCTTTCTTTGGAAAAGCTATAAGTCAATTGAACTAG
- a CDS encoding TIGR02594 family protein, which yields MNALIEKAFREIGTKEISGSKHNPKIVNYAKEAGFSYIKDDETPWCSIFLNYLAKKVGLEHSGKANARSWLHVGLPVLDPEPGDIVIYWRESPNSYMGHVGIYMGYSQDKSRIYTLGGNQGNMVSETAYSASQLLGFRRLRPVEDMQFSHKNLQRGDVGEKIILLQDALKLVGCNPGTSDGIFGIKTENALKLFQANHLHLKISGVFDEATKQQLTYEIKAARKPLEPGILQNHKTS from the coding sequence ATGAATGCTTTAATAGAAAAAGCCTTTCGTGAAATAGGAACTAAAGAAATTTCCGGTTCTAAGCATAATCCTAAGATTGTTAATTATGCTAAAGAAGCGGGTTTTTCATACATAAAAGATGATGAAACACCCTGGTGTAGCATTTTTTTAAACTACCTGGCCAAAAAAGTGGGTTTGGAGCATAGTGGAAAGGCAAATGCAAGATCCTGGCTACACGTAGGATTACCAGTTTTGGATCCGGAACCAGGAGACATTGTTATCTATTGGAGAGAAAGCCCAAATTCGTATATGGGCCACGTTGGAATTTATATGGGTTACTCCCAGGATAAAAGTCGTATTTATACCCTGGGCGGAAATCAGGGAAATATGGTGAGCGAAACTGCTTATTCTGCATCTCAATTACTTGGATTTCGTCGGTTACGTCCAGTGGAGGACATGCAGTTCTCCCATAAGAACCTACAACGTGGAGATGTAGGTGAGAAAATCATATTGCTTCAGGATGCTCTAAAATTAGTAGGATGTAATCCAGGAACTTCAGATGGCATATTCGGTATAAAAACAGAAAATGCACTTAAGTTATTTCAGGCAAATCACTTACACCTGAAGATATCGGGAGTTTTTGATGAGGCTACAAAACAACAACTTACGTATGAGATAAAGGCTGCTCGAAAACCGTTGGAACCGGGAATACTTCAAAATCATAAAACATCCTGA
- a CDS encoding putative quinol monooxygenase, with protein MFVKIVKMSFQPENIETFLANFEDQKEKIRGFEGCEFLELYRDKNNTNRFFTYSYWKDEESLENYRHSELFKKVWAETKIYFNEKPEAWSVDKIVSLE; from the coding sequence ATGTTTGTAAAAATAGTAAAAATGAGTTTCCAGCCGGAGAATATTGAAACATTTCTTGCCAATTTTGAAGATCAAAAAGAGAAAATAAGGGGATTTGAAGGTTGTGAATTTCTGGAACTTTACAGAGATAAAAACAATACAAACCGTTTTTTTACGTATAGTTACTGGAAAGATGAAGAGTCCCTCGAAAACTACCGACATTCTGAATTGTTCAAAAAAGTATGGGCAGAGACGAAGATCTATTTTAACGAAAAACCGGAAGCCTGGAGTGTTGATAAGATCGTAAGTTTGGAGTGA
- a CDS encoding UDP-N-acetylglucosamine-transferase has translation MASNNGLIFVQIASYRDWELLPTVKNLVENCSNPDRLRFGICWQHDPADEWDKFGELYCNDYRFRIVDVPHKDSKGCCWARNLLQQQYKGEQFTLQLDSHHRFFPLWDVHLENMYHQLVINGHPKPLLTAYLPSYEPENDPMGRSLDFWQNSICGFSEEGIVTFRPTWIDKNVDLNKPVPARFYSAHFAFTTGDFCYEVPHDPFYYFIGEEINITVRAFTNGYEPFHPNMVVAWHEYTRKHRVKQWDDDKEWHIKDQEAKKRHQIIFGLCDSNGISIGNNFQLGNQRSLNDYEKYAGLKFETQQVTEDALLSKPPSLKNLDIEHNDWTKMLKNF, from the coding sequence ATGGCCTCTAATAACGGACTAATATTCGTTCAAATTGCTTCATATCGCGATTGGGAATTGCTGCCTACTGTTAAAAATTTGGTAGAAAACTGCAGCAATCCCGACAGACTGAGATTTGGTATTTGCTGGCAACATGATCCTGCCGATGAATGGGATAAGTTTGGAGAATTATACTGTAATGACTACAGGTTCAGAATTGTTGATGTACCACACAAAGATTCCAAAGGCTGCTGCTGGGCCAGAAATCTTTTGCAGCAGCAGTATAAAGGAGAACAATTTACACTTCAATTGGATTCACACCACAGGTTTTTCCCGTTGTGGGATGTTCATCTCGAAAACATGTATCACCAATTGGTGATAAATGGACACCCAAAACCTCTATTAACAGCTTACCTGCCCAGCTATGAACCCGAAAACGATCCAATGGGTCGTTCGCTGGATTTTTGGCAAAACAGTATTTGCGGCTTTTCCGAAGAAGGTATTGTTACATTTCGACCCACCTGGATCGACAAAAATGTGGATTTAAATAAGCCTGTTCCTGCAAGGTTTTACTCGGCCCATTTTGCTTTTACAACAGGTGATTTCTGCTATGAAGTACCGCATGATCCCTTTTACTATTTTATAGGTGAAGAAATAAACATAACGGTTCGTGCTTTTACTAACGGGTATGAACCTTTCCATCCCAACATGGTTGTGGCCTGGCATGAATACACACGAAAACACCGGGTAAAGCAGTGGGATGATGACAAAGAATGGCATATTAAGGACCAGGAAGCCAAAAAACGACATCAAATAATTTTTGGACTATGTGACTCAAATGGCATTTCAATCGGCAATAATTTTCAACTTGGAAACCAGCGAAGCTTAAATGATTATGAAAAATATGCAGGTTTAAAATTCGAAACCCAACAAGTTACTGAAGATGCTTTACTAAGTAAACCGCCTTCTCTTAAAAATTTGGATATTGAACATAATGATTGGACAAAAATGTTGAAGAATTTTTAA
- the gldG gene encoding gliding motility-associated ABC transporter substrate-binding protein GldG, protein MIDVFLSGITQPEFRRLQNETRQILEEFAAYNSNIRFNFIDPLAEGGDANAIAEEFYKMGMTPARLGVMESGKTSETIIFPWAMANYGEQTVKIPLLKNKLGTTDEERVNNSVQQLEYAFSDAFNRLVRPRQKKIAVMRGNGELADPYLADFIQTIRQYYFVAPFTLDSAAVHPQKTLQDLEEFDLIIEAKPTEAFTEQEKFVLDQYLMQGGKALWLVENVAMETDSLLNPGGMAFALPRDLNLGDMFFSYGVRINPALVNDIYSAPIVLASGNGSETRFTPYPWFYSPLTSSPNSHPIINNLEAVKFDWANPIDTLPNPIKKTVLLSSSPQSKVEGVPREISLSMINTPPDFSTYTSGEQPLAVLLQGEFTSAYRNRIKLAKIEDPVETGDYTEMIIISDGDLIRNQLQRGEPLELGFDRYT, encoded by the coding sequence ATTATTGATGTTTTTCTTAGCGGGATTACTCAGCCGGAATTCCGCAGGTTACAGAATGAAACCCGGCAGATCCTGGAAGAATTTGCAGCCTATAACAGCAATATCCGCTTTAATTTTATTGATCCTTTAGCTGAAGGTGGAGACGCCAATGCAATTGCCGAAGAGTTTTATAAAATGGGAATGACTCCTGCCCGTTTGGGAGTTATGGAAAGCGGAAAAACCAGTGAGACCATTATATTTCCCTGGGCAATGGCAAATTATGGCGAGCAAACGGTGAAGATCCCTTTACTCAAAAATAAGTTGGGAACTACCGATGAGGAACGGGTCAACAATTCAGTCCAGCAATTGGAATACGCTTTTTCCGATGCTTTTAACAGACTCGTGCGACCAAGGCAAAAGAAGATAGCAGTAATGCGCGGCAATGGGGAACTGGCAGATCCTTACCTGGCCGACTTTATTCAAACCATTCGTCAATATTATTTTGTAGCTCCTTTTACTTTAGATTCCGCAGCAGTACATCCTCAAAAGACCTTGCAGGATCTGGAAGAATTTGATCTTATTATAGAAGCCAAACCTACAGAAGCTTTTACTGAACAGGAAAAATTTGTTCTGGACCAGTATCTTATGCAGGGAGGAAAAGCTTTATGGCTTGTAGAAAACGTGGCAATGGAGACCGATAGTTTGCTTAATCCAGGCGGAATGGCCTTTGCACTGCCCCGGGACCTCAACCTGGGCGATATGTTTTTCTCCTATGGCGTGAGGATCAACCCTGCGCTGGTAAACGATATTTATTCTGCACCTATTGTATTAGCCAGCGGCAATGGCAGTGAAACCCGGTTTACTCCTTACCCATGGTTCTACAGCCCTCTAACCTCTTCGCCAAATTCCCACCCCATTATTAATAACCTGGAGGCAGTGAAATTTGATTGGGCAAATCCTATCGACACTCTCCCAAATCCTATTAAAAAAACCGTACTGCTGTCAAGTTCTCCTCAAAGCAAGGTAGAGGGAGTTCCAAGAGAGATTAGCCTGAGTATGATCAACACCCCACCCGATTTTTCCACCTACACTTCAGGAGAACAACCTCTGGCCGTATTGTTACAGGGTGAATTTACATCAGCCTACAGGAACAGGATCAAACTGGCTAAAATTGAAGATCCCGTTGAAACGGGGGATTATACTGAGATGATCATCATTTCAGACGGAGATCTCATTAGAAATCAGCTACAGCGGGGAGAGCCGCTGGAACTCGGTTTTGATCGATACACTTAG
- a CDS encoding AraC family transcriptional regulator has protein sequence MFILVRYFSKKMLCVDLNPHPDLLEFIESLKIVHVNFATEKHLSHLYTYVPNYSQFLCIHLADRIRIKNINTKYEICPGILLIGPQLLTSKLDLGRLYKCVVVAFKPSGLYRMTNIPHCKIINKWLNARDILGTEIETLFARIVEAKGDEEINTIIQKYLLLKLINLQPSKPFDIAILQLIRASGNVSIEDVASQSCVSIRQLERIALSRIGVSPKHYSKLVRFSQAYKYKEAHPSTPWVNIAYRFGYYDHMHFIHDFKSFVGCTPGYIEEEEFKMSIKLQRLME, from the coding sequence ATGTTTATATTAGTAAGATATTTTTCTAAAAAGATGTTGTGCGTCGATTTAAACCCTCACCCGGATCTGCTGGAGTTTATTGAAAGCCTCAAAATTGTTCATGTCAATTTTGCTACTGAAAAACATTTGTCACATTTATACACTTATGTTCCTAACTATTCTCAATTCCTTTGCATACATCTTGCTGACAGGATTCGAATTAAAAATATAAATACTAAATATGAAATTTGTCCCGGGATATTATTAATTGGTCCACAATTACTCACCTCCAAACTGGATTTGGGAAGACTCTATAAATGTGTGGTGGTAGCGTTTAAGCCTTCTGGATTATATCGCATGACAAACATACCTCATTGCAAAATTATAAATAAATGGTTGAATGCCCGGGATATTTTAGGAACGGAAATAGAAACTCTTTTTGCGCGTATTGTTGAAGCTAAGGGAGACGAAGAGATCAATACAATTATTCAAAAATATCTACTTTTAAAATTAATAAACTTACAACCCTCCAAACCTTTTGATATTGCAATATTACAATTAATACGCGCTAGTGGAAATGTTTCTATAGAAGATGTTGCGTCACAATCTTGCGTAAGCATAAGACAATTGGAGCGCATTGCCCTAAGCAGAATTGGTGTGTCTCCAAAACATTATTCAAAGCTTGTGAGATTCTCACAAGCTTATAAATATAAAGAAGCTCATCCATCAACTCCCTGGGTTAATATTGCATATCGATTTGGATATTACGATCATATGCACTTTATCCATGATTTTAAATCTTTTGTAGGATGTACACCCGGATACATTGAAGAAGAAGAATTTAAAATGTCAATTAAACTTCAAAGACTAATGGAATAA